From Clarias gariepinus isolate MV-2021 ecotype Netherlands chromosome 2, CGAR_prim_01v2, whole genome shotgun sequence, one genomic window encodes:
- the dtnba gene encoding dystrobrevin, beta a isoform X4: MIEDGGRRGRMMADKRQIFTEMKAQNFDLIRLSTYRTACKLRFVQKKCNLHLVDVWNMIEAFRDNGLNTLEHNTELSVSRLETIVSSIFYQLNKRLPTTYQINVQQSISLLLNFLLAAHDGEGQGSVTVFSVKVMLAILCGGKIVDKLRYIFSQIADANGAMTLSKFDLFLMEALKLPSAVFEGPSFGYTQHFARSCFPQQKKVMLNMFLDTVMADSPPQCLVWLPLMHRIANVENVLHPVSCSYCRGENMLGFRYRCQQCFNYQLCQTCYWRGHASGNHSNQHQMKEHSSWKSPAKKLGRAISKSFGCVPSREPSHPIYPEDPERPLDLSNIIPPRPVPNNLTVSAAPPCVSSTPNQSALDSPSRMDEEHKLIARYTARLASEHGNNARADQLGFDTNKNQRQLIAQLEQKNREILQEIQRLRVEHEQVSQPSPEKAQQNPTLLAELRLLRQRKDELEQRMSALQESRRELMVQLEGLMKLLKEEEQKQAAQAAGTPQSSPSHAASRPIPMPVRSTGSTPTHTGHAPSQVPQDSLAGVGGDVCEAFAHGARRNLRNDLLVAADSITNTMSSLVKELHTEEDMVEEDERLQNGRDRGTAVGQVRAVAHQTPPRDVKRSAHAPLSR; this comes from the exons ATGATTGAAGACGGAGGGAGGAGAGGAAGGATGATGGCCGACAAGAGGCAGATCTTCACCgagatga AAGCGCAGAATTTCGACTTGATCCGTCTCTCTACGTATCGCACGGCCTGCAAACTCCGCTTCGTCCAGAAGAAATGCAACC TGCACCTGGTGGACGTGTGGAACATGATCGAGGCGTTTCGGGACAACGGCCTGAACACGTTGGAGCACAACACCGAGCTGAGCGTGTCCCGGCTGGAGACCATCGTCTCGTCCATCTTCTACCAGCTCAACAAGCGTCTGCCCACCACCTACCAGATCAACGTCCAGCAGAGCATCAGCCTGCTGCTCAACTTCCTCCTCGCCGCACACGACGG tgAGGGCCAGGGCAGTGTGACGGTGTTCTCCGTGAAGGTCATGCTGGCGATCCTGTGCGGAGGGAAGATCGTGGATAAACTGCGCT atatTTTCTCTCAGATCGCAGACGCTAACGGAGCGATGACTCTGTCCAAGTTCGACCTCTTCCTGATGGAGGCGCTGAAACTGCCGTCCGCCGTGTTCGAGGGTCCGTCCTTTGGCTACACGCAGCACTTCGCACGCTCCTGCTTCCCAcagcag AAAAAGGTGATGTTGAACATGTTTCTAGACACGGTGATGGCCGATTCTCCTCCTCAGTGTCTCGTCTGGTTACCCCTCATGCACCGCATTGCTAATGTGGAGAACG tCTTACACCCGGTCAGCTGTTCGTACTGCCGCGGTGAGAACATGCTGGGTTTTCGGTACCGCTGCCAGCAGTGCTTTAACTACCAGCTGTGTCAGACCTGCTATTGGCGTGGCCATGCCAGCGGCAACCATAGCAACCAGCACCAAATGAAGGAGCACTCGTCCTGG aaaTCTCCTGCTAAGAAGTTGGGCCGCGCCATTAGTAAATCATTTGGCTGTGTCCCGAGCCGAGAGCCCTCTCACCCCATCTACCCCGAGGACCCGGAGAGACCACTCGACCTCTcaaacatcat ACCACCCCGCCCTGTTCCAAACAACCTGACTGTCTCAGCGGCGCCCCCTTGTGTAAGCTCCACCCCCAACCAAAG tgctcTGGACAGCCCCAGCCGAATGGATGAGGAACACAAGCTAATCGCGCGATACACAGCTCGGCTAGCGTCGGAGCACGGCAACAATGCT AGGGCTGATCAGCTCGGCTTCGACACCAACAAGAACCAGCGGCAGCTCATAGCACAGCTGGAGCAGAAgaacag agagatcctgcagGAGATCCAGCGTCTGCGTGTGGAGCACGAGCAGGTGTCCCAGCCCAGTCCGGAGAAAGCTCAGCAGAACCCCACACTGCTGGCTGAACTGCGGCTGCTcag gcagaggaaggatgaactggaacagaggATGTCGGCTCTGCAGGAGAGCAGGAGAGAGCTCATGGTGCAGCTAGAGGGACTGATGAAACTACTgaag GAAGAGGAGCAGAAACAGGCA GCCCAGGCAGCAGGCACTCCTCAGAGCTCTCCCAGCCACgctgcctctcgtccaatcccCATGCCCGTCCGCTCCACTGGCTCCACCCCTAcgcacacaggccacgccccctccCAGGTGCCTCAGGACTCTCTTGCCGGAGTGGGCGGAGACGTGTGCGAGGCTTTCGCTCACG GAGCACGCAGGAACCTGAGGAACGACCTTCTGGTGGCAGCCGACTCCATCACCAACACCATGTCCTCCTTAGTCAAGGAGCTGCACACTG aggaagACATGGTGGAGGAAGATGAGAGACTGCAGAACGGGAGAGACAGAG GTACGGCGGTTGGCCAGGTGAGAGCAGTCGCTCATCAGACTCCACCCAGAGACGTGAAGCGCTCCGCTCACGCACCGCTCtcacgatga
- the dtnba gene encoding dystrobrevin, beta a isoform X1, whose translation MLFFVVPLSMIEDGGRRGRMMADKRQIFTEMKAQNFDLIRLSTYRTACKLRFVQKKCNLHLVDVWNMIEAFRDNGLNTLEHNTELSVSRLETIVSSIFYQLNKRLPTTYQINVQQSISLLLNFLLAAHDGEGQGSVTVFSVKVMLAILCGGKIVDKLRYIFSQIADANGAMTLSKFDLFLMEALKLPSAVFEGPSFGYTQHFARSCFPQQKKVMLNMFLDTVMADSPPQCLVWLPLMHRIANVENVLHPVSCSYCRGENMLGFRYRCQQCFNYQLCQTCYWRGHASGNHSNQHQMKEHSSWKSPAKKLGRAISKSFGCVPSREPSHPIYPEDPERPLDLSNIIPPRPVPNNLTVSAAPPCVSSTPNQRVQGIAAAQRLNEEHTLIAAYVNKLQSSPRALDSPSRMDEEHKLIARYTARLASEHGNNARADQLGFDTNKNQRQLIAQLEQKNREILQEIQRLRVEHEQVSQPSPEKAQQNPTLLAELRLLRQRKDELEQRMSALQESRRELMVQLEGLMKLLKEEEQKQAAQAAGTPQSSPSHAASRPIPMPVRSTGSTPTHTGHAPSQVPQDSLAGVGGDVCEAFAHGARRNLRNDLLVAADSITNTMSSLVKELHTEEDMVEEDERLQNGRDRGTAVGQVRAVAHQTPPRDVKRSAHAPLSR comes from the exons atgttgttttttgttgttcctCTCAGCATGATTGAAGACGGAGGGAGGAGAGGAAGGATGATGGCCGACAAGAGGCAGATCTTCACCgagatga AAGCGCAGAATTTCGACTTGATCCGTCTCTCTACGTATCGCACGGCCTGCAAACTCCGCTTCGTCCAGAAGAAATGCAACC TGCACCTGGTGGACGTGTGGAACATGATCGAGGCGTTTCGGGACAACGGCCTGAACACGTTGGAGCACAACACCGAGCTGAGCGTGTCCCGGCTGGAGACCATCGTCTCGTCCATCTTCTACCAGCTCAACAAGCGTCTGCCCACCACCTACCAGATCAACGTCCAGCAGAGCATCAGCCTGCTGCTCAACTTCCTCCTCGCCGCACACGACGG tgAGGGCCAGGGCAGTGTGACGGTGTTCTCCGTGAAGGTCATGCTGGCGATCCTGTGCGGAGGGAAGATCGTGGATAAACTGCGCT atatTTTCTCTCAGATCGCAGACGCTAACGGAGCGATGACTCTGTCCAAGTTCGACCTCTTCCTGATGGAGGCGCTGAAACTGCCGTCCGCCGTGTTCGAGGGTCCGTCCTTTGGCTACACGCAGCACTTCGCACGCTCCTGCTTCCCAcagcag AAAAAGGTGATGTTGAACATGTTTCTAGACACGGTGATGGCCGATTCTCCTCCTCAGTGTCTCGTCTGGTTACCCCTCATGCACCGCATTGCTAATGTGGAGAACG tCTTACACCCGGTCAGCTGTTCGTACTGCCGCGGTGAGAACATGCTGGGTTTTCGGTACCGCTGCCAGCAGTGCTTTAACTACCAGCTGTGTCAGACCTGCTATTGGCGTGGCCATGCCAGCGGCAACCATAGCAACCAGCACCAAATGAAGGAGCACTCGTCCTGG aaaTCTCCTGCTAAGAAGTTGGGCCGCGCCATTAGTAAATCATTTGGCTGTGTCCCGAGCCGAGAGCCCTCTCACCCCATCTACCCCGAGGACCCGGAGAGACCACTCGACCTCTcaaacatcat ACCACCCCGCCCTGTTCCAAACAACCTGACTGTCTCAGCGGCGCCCCCTTGTGTAAGCTCCACCCCCAACCAAAG ggtgcaGGGTATAGCTGCTGCTCAGCGTCTAAACGAGGAACACACATTGATTGCAGCTTATGTGAACAAACTGCAGTCGAGTCCACg tgctcTGGACAGCCCCAGCCGAATGGATGAGGAACACAAGCTAATCGCGCGATACACAGCTCGGCTAGCGTCGGAGCACGGCAACAATGCT AGGGCTGATCAGCTCGGCTTCGACACCAACAAGAACCAGCGGCAGCTCATAGCACAGCTGGAGCAGAAgaacag agagatcctgcagGAGATCCAGCGTCTGCGTGTGGAGCACGAGCAGGTGTCCCAGCCCAGTCCGGAGAAAGCTCAGCAGAACCCCACACTGCTGGCTGAACTGCGGCTGCTcag gcagaggaaggatgaactggaacagaggATGTCGGCTCTGCAGGAGAGCAGGAGAGAGCTCATGGTGCAGCTAGAGGGACTGATGAAACTACTgaag GAAGAGGAGCAGAAACAGGCA GCCCAGGCAGCAGGCACTCCTCAGAGCTCTCCCAGCCACgctgcctctcgtccaatcccCATGCCCGTCCGCTCCACTGGCTCCACCCCTAcgcacacaggccacgccccctccCAGGTGCCTCAGGACTCTCTTGCCGGAGTGGGCGGAGACGTGTGCGAGGCTTTCGCTCACG GAGCACGCAGGAACCTGAGGAACGACCTTCTGGTGGCAGCCGACTCCATCACCAACACCATGTCCTCCTTAGTCAAGGAGCTGCACACTG aggaagACATGGTGGAGGAAGATGAGAGACTGCAGAACGGGAGAGACAGAG GTACGGCGGTTGGCCAGGTGAGAGCAGTCGCTCATCAGACTCCACCCAGAGACGTGAAGCGCTCCGCTCACGCACCGCTCtcacgatga
- the dtnba gene encoding dystrobrevin, beta a isoform X3, with amino-acid sequence MIEDGGRRGRMMADKRQIFTEMKAQNFDLIRLSTYRTACKLRFVQKKCNLHLVDVWNMIEAFRDNGLNTLEHNTELSVSRLETIVSSIFYQLNKRLPTTYQINVQQSISLLLNFLLAAHDGEGQGSVTVFSVKVMLAILCGGKIVDKLRYIFSQIADANGAMTLSKFDLFLMEALKLPSAVFEGPSFGYTQHFARSCFPQQKKVMLNMFLDTVMADSPPQCLVWLPLMHRIANVENVLHPVSCSYCRGENMLGFRYRCQQCFNYQLCQTCYWRGHASGNHSNQHQMKEHSSWKSPAKKLGRAISKSFGCVPSREPSHPIYPEDPERPLDLSNIIPPRPVPNNLTVSAAPPCVSSTPNQRVQGIAAAQRLNEEHTLIAAYVNKLQSSPRALDSPSRMDEEHKLIARYTARLASEHGNNARADQLGFDTNKNQRQLIAQLEQKNREILQEIQRLRVEHEQVSQPSPEKAQQNPTLLAELRLLRQRKDELEQRMSALQESRRELMVQLEGLMKLLKAQAAGTPQSSPSHAASRPIPMPVRSTGSTPTHTGHAPSQVPQDSLAGVGGDVCEAFAHGARRNLRNDLLVAADSITNTMSSLVKELHTEEDMVEEDERLQNGRDRGTAVGQVRAVAHQTPPRDVKRSAHAPLSR; translated from the exons ATGATTGAAGACGGAGGGAGGAGAGGAAGGATGATGGCCGACAAGAGGCAGATCTTCACCgagatga AAGCGCAGAATTTCGACTTGATCCGTCTCTCTACGTATCGCACGGCCTGCAAACTCCGCTTCGTCCAGAAGAAATGCAACC TGCACCTGGTGGACGTGTGGAACATGATCGAGGCGTTTCGGGACAACGGCCTGAACACGTTGGAGCACAACACCGAGCTGAGCGTGTCCCGGCTGGAGACCATCGTCTCGTCCATCTTCTACCAGCTCAACAAGCGTCTGCCCACCACCTACCAGATCAACGTCCAGCAGAGCATCAGCCTGCTGCTCAACTTCCTCCTCGCCGCACACGACGG tgAGGGCCAGGGCAGTGTGACGGTGTTCTCCGTGAAGGTCATGCTGGCGATCCTGTGCGGAGGGAAGATCGTGGATAAACTGCGCT atatTTTCTCTCAGATCGCAGACGCTAACGGAGCGATGACTCTGTCCAAGTTCGACCTCTTCCTGATGGAGGCGCTGAAACTGCCGTCCGCCGTGTTCGAGGGTCCGTCCTTTGGCTACACGCAGCACTTCGCACGCTCCTGCTTCCCAcagcag AAAAAGGTGATGTTGAACATGTTTCTAGACACGGTGATGGCCGATTCTCCTCCTCAGTGTCTCGTCTGGTTACCCCTCATGCACCGCATTGCTAATGTGGAGAACG tCTTACACCCGGTCAGCTGTTCGTACTGCCGCGGTGAGAACATGCTGGGTTTTCGGTACCGCTGCCAGCAGTGCTTTAACTACCAGCTGTGTCAGACCTGCTATTGGCGTGGCCATGCCAGCGGCAACCATAGCAACCAGCACCAAATGAAGGAGCACTCGTCCTGG aaaTCTCCTGCTAAGAAGTTGGGCCGCGCCATTAGTAAATCATTTGGCTGTGTCCCGAGCCGAGAGCCCTCTCACCCCATCTACCCCGAGGACCCGGAGAGACCACTCGACCTCTcaaacatcat ACCACCCCGCCCTGTTCCAAACAACCTGACTGTCTCAGCGGCGCCCCCTTGTGTAAGCTCCACCCCCAACCAAAG ggtgcaGGGTATAGCTGCTGCTCAGCGTCTAAACGAGGAACACACATTGATTGCAGCTTATGTGAACAAACTGCAGTCGAGTCCACg tgctcTGGACAGCCCCAGCCGAATGGATGAGGAACACAAGCTAATCGCGCGATACACAGCTCGGCTAGCGTCGGAGCACGGCAACAATGCT AGGGCTGATCAGCTCGGCTTCGACACCAACAAGAACCAGCGGCAGCTCATAGCACAGCTGGAGCAGAAgaacag agagatcctgcagGAGATCCAGCGTCTGCGTGTGGAGCACGAGCAGGTGTCCCAGCCCAGTCCGGAGAAAGCTCAGCAGAACCCCACACTGCTGGCTGAACTGCGGCTGCTcag gcagaggaaggatgaactggaacagaggATGTCGGCTCTGCAGGAGAGCAGGAGAGAGCTCATGGTGCAGCTAGAGGGACTGATGAAACTACTgaag GCCCAGGCAGCAGGCACTCCTCAGAGCTCTCCCAGCCACgctgcctctcgtccaatcccCATGCCCGTCCGCTCCACTGGCTCCACCCCTAcgcacacaggccacgccccctccCAGGTGCCTCAGGACTCTCTTGCCGGAGTGGGCGGAGACGTGTGCGAGGCTTTCGCTCACG GAGCACGCAGGAACCTGAGGAACGACCTTCTGGTGGCAGCCGACTCCATCACCAACACCATGTCCTCCTTAGTCAAGGAGCTGCACACTG aggaagACATGGTGGAGGAAGATGAGAGACTGCAGAACGGGAGAGACAGAG GTACGGCGGTTGGCCAGGTGAGAGCAGTCGCTCATCAGACTCCACCCAGAGACGTGAAGCGCTCCGCTCACGCACCGCTCtcacgatga
- the dtnba gene encoding dystrobrevin, beta a isoform X2: protein MIEDGGRRGRMMADKRQIFTEMKAQNFDLIRLSTYRTACKLRFVQKKCNLHLVDVWNMIEAFRDNGLNTLEHNTELSVSRLETIVSSIFYQLNKRLPTTYQINVQQSISLLLNFLLAAHDGEGQGSVTVFSVKVMLAILCGGKIVDKLRYIFSQIADANGAMTLSKFDLFLMEALKLPSAVFEGPSFGYTQHFARSCFPQQKKVMLNMFLDTVMADSPPQCLVWLPLMHRIANVENVLHPVSCSYCRGENMLGFRYRCQQCFNYQLCQTCYWRGHASGNHSNQHQMKEHSSWKSPAKKLGRAISKSFGCVPSREPSHPIYPEDPERPLDLSNIIPPRPVPNNLTVSAAPPCVSSTPNQRVQGIAAAQRLNEEHTLIAAYVNKLQSSPRALDSPSRMDEEHKLIARYTARLASEHGNNARADQLGFDTNKNQRQLIAQLEQKNREILQEIQRLRVEHEQVSQPSPEKAQQNPTLLAELRLLRQRKDELEQRMSALQESRRELMVQLEGLMKLLKEEEQKQAAQAAGTPQSSPSHAASRPIPMPVRSTGSTPTHTGHAPSQVPQDSLAGVGGDVCEAFAHGARRNLRNDLLVAADSITNTMSSLVKELHTEEDMVEEDERLQNGRDRGTAVGQVRAVAHQTPPRDVKRSAHAPLSR from the exons ATGATTGAAGACGGAGGGAGGAGAGGAAGGATGATGGCCGACAAGAGGCAGATCTTCACCgagatga AAGCGCAGAATTTCGACTTGATCCGTCTCTCTACGTATCGCACGGCCTGCAAACTCCGCTTCGTCCAGAAGAAATGCAACC TGCACCTGGTGGACGTGTGGAACATGATCGAGGCGTTTCGGGACAACGGCCTGAACACGTTGGAGCACAACACCGAGCTGAGCGTGTCCCGGCTGGAGACCATCGTCTCGTCCATCTTCTACCAGCTCAACAAGCGTCTGCCCACCACCTACCAGATCAACGTCCAGCAGAGCATCAGCCTGCTGCTCAACTTCCTCCTCGCCGCACACGACGG tgAGGGCCAGGGCAGTGTGACGGTGTTCTCCGTGAAGGTCATGCTGGCGATCCTGTGCGGAGGGAAGATCGTGGATAAACTGCGCT atatTTTCTCTCAGATCGCAGACGCTAACGGAGCGATGACTCTGTCCAAGTTCGACCTCTTCCTGATGGAGGCGCTGAAACTGCCGTCCGCCGTGTTCGAGGGTCCGTCCTTTGGCTACACGCAGCACTTCGCACGCTCCTGCTTCCCAcagcag AAAAAGGTGATGTTGAACATGTTTCTAGACACGGTGATGGCCGATTCTCCTCCTCAGTGTCTCGTCTGGTTACCCCTCATGCACCGCATTGCTAATGTGGAGAACG tCTTACACCCGGTCAGCTGTTCGTACTGCCGCGGTGAGAACATGCTGGGTTTTCGGTACCGCTGCCAGCAGTGCTTTAACTACCAGCTGTGTCAGACCTGCTATTGGCGTGGCCATGCCAGCGGCAACCATAGCAACCAGCACCAAATGAAGGAGCACTCGTCCTGG aaaTCTCCTGCTAAGAAGTTGGGCCGCGCCATTAGTAAATCATTTGGCTGTGTCCCGAGCCGAGAGCCCTCTCACCCCATCTACCCCGAGGACCCGGAGAGACCACTCGACCTCTcaaacatcat ACCACCCCGCCCTGTTCCAAACAACCTGACTGTCTCAGCGGCGCCCCCTTGTGTAAGCTCCACCCCCAACCAAAG ggtgcaGGGTATAGCTGCTGCTCAGCGTCTAAACGAGGAACACACATTGATTGCAGCTTATGTGAACAAACTGCAGTCGAGTCCACg tgctcTGGACAGCCCCAGCCGAATGGATGAGGAACACAAGCTAATCGCGCGATACACAGCTCGGCTAGCGTCGGAGCACGGCAACAATGCT AGGGCTGATCAGCTCGGCTTCGACACCAACAAGAACCAGCGGCAGCTCATAGCACAGCTGGAGCAGAAgaacag agagatcctgcagGAGATCCAGCGTCTGCGTGTGGAGCACGAGCAGGTGTCCCAGCCCAGTCCGGAGAAAGCTCAGCAGAACCCCACACTGCTGGCTGAACTGCGGCTGCTcag gcagaggaaggatgaactggaacagaggATGTCGGCTCTGCAGGAGAGCAGGAGAGAGCTCATGGTGCAGCTAGAGGGACTGATGAAACTACTgaag GAAGAGGAGCAGAAACAGGCA GCCCAGGCAGCAGGCACTCCTCAGAGCTCTCCCAGCCACgctgcctctcgtccaatcccCATGCCCGTCCGCTCCACTGGCTCCACCCCTAcgcacacaggccacgccccctccCAGGTGCCTCAGGACTCTCTTGCCGGAGTGGGCGGAGACGTGTGCGAGGCTTTCGCTCACG GAGCACGCAGGAACCTGAGGAACGACCTTCTGGTGGCAGCCGACTCCATCACCAACACCATGTCCTCCTTAGTCAAGGAGCTGCACACTG aggaagACATGGTGGAGGAAGATGAGAGACTGCAGAACGGGAGAGACAGAG GTACGGCGGTTGGCCAGGTGAGAGCAGTCGCTCATCAGACTCCACCCAGAGACGTGAAGCGCTCCGCTCACGCACCGCTCtcacgatga